A single window of Jaculus jaculus isolate mJacJac1 chromosome 14, mJacJac1.mat.Y.cur, whole genome shotgun sequence DNA harbors:
- the LOC123454637 gene encoding sialic acid-binding Ig-like lectin 9, which produces MLPLLLLLLLWGPERVDGVWKYPEGYVLNVPSQVTVQEGLCVHVPCNFSYQRDYWTDSHPSYGFWFLEGSNTRNDSPVATNKPEKPVQKAALGRFSLVGDPKDNNCTLEIRDARKKDRKSYFFRLERGDTKWNYQKHLLVNVKALTHNPHIDVPETLEAGQPSNLTCSAPWACESGPPPMVSWTVGSVTTLGPRTTRTLVLSLMPQPQDHGTNLTCMVTLPGPNVTRRTTTYLNVSYAPQNLTVTTWEGIGGGR; this is translated from the exons ATGCTGCCGCTccttctgctcctgctgctctggGGACCTGAGAGGGTGGATGGCGTGTGGAAATACCCTGAGGGTTACGTGCTGAATGTGCCAAGTCAGGTGACTGTGCAGGAGGGCCTCTGTGTCCATGTGCCCTGCAATTTCTCCTACCAACGGGATTATTGGACTGACTCACATCCATCTTATGGCTTCTGGTTCTTGGAAGGATCCAATACAAGAAATGATTCTCCAGTGGCAACTAACAAGCCAGAAAAACCCGTCCAGAAGGCTGCTTTGGGCCGATTCTCCCTTGTTGGGGATCCAAAGGACAACAACTGTACCCTGGAAATCAGAGATGCCAGGAAGAAGGACAGGAAGTCATACTTCTTTCGGCTAGAGAGAGGGGATACAAAGTGGAACTATCAGAAACATCTACTTGTGAATGTGAAAG CCCTCACTCACAACCCCCACATCGACGTCCCAGAGACCTTAGAGGCCGGCCAGCCCAGCAACCTGACCTGCTCTGCTCCCTGGGCATGTGAATCGGGCCCACCCCCCATGGTATCCTGGACTGTGGGCTCTGTGACAACCCTGGGCCCCAGAACCACTCGCACCTTGGTGTTGAGCCTCATGCCCCAGCCCCAGGACCATGGCACCAATCTCACCTGCATGGTGACTCTACCTGGACCCAATGTGACCAGGAGAACGACCACCTATCTCAATGTGTCAT ATGCTCCACAGAACCTGACTGTGACCACCTGGGAAGGAATTGGAGGAGGTAGGTAG